The window GCCACCAGTAGCTGCCATCGGTTTTCAGATTCACACTTGTAGAATTTTCAGAGGTGCTGTCAGTAACGACAATAGATTTAAATTTGGCATCTTCTGCCACCTCAAGAACATAGATTTCACCATCCGCAACATCCTGCCATAAAAATGTTACCTCTGAGGAGTTGAGAATCGCATTGTCTGCAGGTGCCTCAAGAGAAACTGGTGAAGGTGCAGGCAACGGTCTTATGCAGGTAAGTGTAAAAATCTGAAATAGATAGACAAAAAACCCGAGAAATATTATCAACCACCGCCTCATTTTGCACCTCCCATATTCAATCCTTTTTCCTTTTACTATCCAGCGTTAATGGCAGGTTTACACCCAACGAAACCCGGCTCGCTCGGTATTCCTTTACCTCCTCAACCTCACCATTATATGGCGAATCCACCTCACGCCACTCTAACTCATATTTCAAGACCAGCGTAAAAGGGTTAAGCCGGAAATCACCACCGGCAGCAATTGTCTGGGTCCGGTCAACTCTGCCGTAATGATAAGGGTCAATGGTAATCGGATTATCGGTTGTATATTGCCGATGGCAAAACCTATATCCTGCCTCAACCCCGAACCGGTCAAAAACACGGGGACGGGTAGCAATGGTAATCTCAAAGCGGTGCTCTTGATAAGATATGTCTGGAACCGGTCCTTTTGCCCGCGCAATCTTAAACTGATACTCACCCTGTAAATTTATATTTTTCCTCGGTCTCCATCCTAACTCAACTCCAAGCCGGTGTGCCCTTGTGTCATAATAGTCAAACCTTTTAAGATAGTCATCAATCTCAAACCGGTAATTGGGGGTTATAAGAAGGTTTCCGAAACCGCGGTGAAAATCGATACCAAGAAGATGCTCACCATATCTGCAGGGAAAATAACCTCCTTTTATTTCCGGGTCAGGATAATACCGGATAAGATAGTTTGGCATCCAGATGTAAGAAAAGAAAGATCTGCCCAGTTTACCTGCCTCCTGTTCAATACGGGTATTGATTAAACCATAACTCTTTTCCTGATTAACAACATACTGATGCAGTCTCAGTCTGAGCCTAAACCCGGTATTCCTTGTAAAAACACCTCTCAGGTCAGCGGTAACTTTCAAATCAATATCATCTGCCGAATGATAAGGATAGCGGGCAGGGTTTTCACCGAGACGGAATTTCTGCAAATCCGCAGGCGAGAGATAGAAAATGTTGTTATCATATTCAATATTGGCATCGAATGAACCGTTCCACCGCACCGCTCCTTCAGCAGTAAAAAGAAGAGAGAATGTAATGAGTAGGAAGATTGTTCTTGCTCTCATACCATCAGCCTATAGATAACAAGGAAGCTCTGAAACTATACCGCATTTCCCTCCTCCTGTGACCTCACCCCGAAATAGTACTCGATGTCATAACGAACAACGAGAAAAAGCAGGATGATTATGATTAGCGAAAATGTTATCGCCAGCGGCACCGAGTAGCGCCGTTCATAATAAAGCCTGCCTTTACCAATTGCTGGCAAGGGTATGGGTGCAACCGGCAGGCGATAGTCAAGCGCAACCCGGCTGGGCTTGGCAATATGAATCACCGGACGACGGCTATTGAGAAACTGGGCAATCAGACCGTTGCCAGCACGGGTATGCCGGTCGGTAAAGATTCTTGAAGGCAGGCGTAATAAAGGGTCACCAGAGTTGGTAACAGGCAGACCAACCGCAACCAAAGCCTTGCACCTTGAAAACAGCTCCATTCTCTTTGCCACCCCCTCGGCAATGGATTCCGCAATGAAAATCGGCACCTTTAACGATTCGGCAATGTTCAAAAGCAGTTCCCTGCCTTCTGGTGATATCCCCCTGCCATCATCAGCCTCACCACCCAGGGTTGCGAGCGCAGAACGAAAGTTCCACAGTCCGGAATCGGATAGAACCTTTTCAATCTCAAGCCAGGTGAATCCTGGATAGTTTGCCCCCCACATTCCGGAACTTTGCGCGCTAACAATTAAAGGAAAAACCCCGAGGGTTTTCGCCACTGCGAGAATCTGAATATTTAACGCTGGATAGGTGCCATCCCAGTTTACCGCAACCGTATCACCTGAACGAATCCCTGCCCGATAGAGCATCTCAATCAAAGCGGCACTGAAATTGGGATTGGTTGTTGTCAGCGCATCGCTCAAATCGCTCCTGCCGTAGGTAACCTTCGAAAACTGCAGCCCTATCAATCCGGTACCGTTCGGGTCATTGACACTGTCAATCGGCAAATCAATATTTGTCTGCCGGTAATTGCGCATGATTTCAAAAGCCCTTGCCGAGACCCTCGCGGCATTAACCTTTTCCTCATAAAGCCGGCTCCGAACAGAATGCACCGAACCTGACTCAACAAAGAAAAATAAAAGTGCAATTACTGCGAGCACGGTGATAACCCAGCGGTTTACCTTTCCCTGTCTCCGCCTCATCAGAACGCACCCCCGGAGATGCAGATTATCAGAAGCCGGGTAAGAACCGCGGCAATCATCATCGTGGCAAGCGTCTCCACAACACCCTGCCTTGCCATCCAGTAGGCCGCAAGACCAGGGATAACATAACCGATAACGCTCAAATCCCATCTCACCGAGTTCAGACTAACACTCGGTGCAATCTTGGTAACATAACCAAGCAGGTAACCAACGATTATTCCCAAAAGAAGCATCCTTCTGCCAAACACAATGATAAACCGTGATAGACCCTTGATAATCAGATAGGTGATTAATGCCACTAAGATGGTGGCGACGACCCGCACCGGCTCATTCAATGTCAGGGCAATATAACCAGGCACAACTATGCCACCGGCTGCGAGACCGATTGTCTCGGTCAGGAAAAAGGAAATCAGCATCCCCAGACCAATCGTCTCAATTATCACCCTTTGACCCCCTTTCCAGCAAAGTAGCCAATCAACCGTTCCCCATAGCCAACGGTATTGCCTGTGGCAAAAACCAATTGCCTTTCTTTACTCAGTTTATACACCTGTTCATAAACAACTGCCGGCTCAATCTCCTCACCCAGGTCAAGAATCCTATCCCTTTTTTCGCCCAACTGCAATGCCCGCTGAATAAAGGCGCGCGTCAGACCGCCGGTTACCACTATCCAGTCCTTGTCCCAATTAAATACAAGTTCTGCCAATTGCCGGGAACGGTCAGCACGGTCACGCCGGCAATTCACTAAAACAATTCTATTCTCGCAGCGCCCTTTCACCATCTCCCAGAGTATGCCAATTGAGTCCGGGTCATTGGCAGCAAGGGTGTTGACCACCTCCAGCAGTTTCCCCCGGTCGCGAATTTGATAGATGCGCATCACCCCAGAATCAGGCAGACTCCGCTGCATCCCTTCAAGCGCGGTCCTGCGCTCCACACCCAGGCTTTCACACACCGCCAGTGCCAGGGCAACATTCTCCTTATGCTCAATATAACCAAAGCCCTTCATCTCCTCATCACCCACTGTTTGCGGGTCAGTAACGGTCATATTTACATCTGGTCTTATTCTCTCTTTTAAAACCTTTAAAGGCTCGCCCCTCTCTGCGGTAAAAAAACTGCCCTTCTGGGGAATGGTATTGCTTAACGCCCGGGCAACATCCATCACTGTTGGACCCATCACATCAAGGTGGTCTGCCCTGACATTGGTGATAACACTATGGGTGGGTTTGATGAGCATCCTGTTTTCAATAAACTGGTATTCAGGGACCAAAGCCATACACTCAACAACAAGGGCATTGGCGTTATGTCTTCTTGCCAGCCGGACAATCCGCAACTCCTCAATGATATTTGCCTTTCCCAGCCTCCTTATTGGATACTCCTCATTATCCCCGACAATGAACCTTGGCTTTGTTCCGGTAACCTTGGCAACAACCCGAAACCCACCTGCACGCAGACCAGCAGCAATCAGCCTTGTCACCGATGACTTCCCCCTTGTGCCGTTCACCTGGATGCGAATCGGAATCTGCCTCAGATTGCGCAGGTGCAACTGGTATTCGGCAAACCCGTAGCCGATAAAAAGCAAGAGGACAAAGAGAATTAAAAACATTAACCGATAGCAAAAATTATATTCCCCGTTTTTAAATTGTCAAAAGAGCAATTTACCCCTCTGTCCGCTTCCTATTTGATAACCCCTCTACCGGCATCAGGTTCACTCCCCTTCTTAATCTCCACTTCTACCTGGCTGAGGTTCTGGCAGGTTGCCGTTCAAGCCCTCTTAAAAACCGCCCTTCAGATTAGACCGCAGATAAACCTCAGGGCAACTTATCCTGCCCTTTCCAAAAGAGTCCTGGTTTCAATCGCAGACACCATTTCAAAGACAGCCTTATCAACCCCGCGGAAAATCCCCCACAAAACCGCCTTCCAAGCACCCTCAGAAACAACCTCAGACACCACCTCCAACACCCTGACCAAAACCGCCCGGGGGATAGTTCCCCGGAAAAAAGTGAAATTAGGTTAAGTTAAGAAATTACGAGAGATAACCCAATTTTACCCCTCTGGGTTTTGTGTATTTATATATACACTTAGGAAATTGGCAAAAGAAGAGCCTCTTCTCTTTAGAACCGCGCTTGGAGAAAAACAGCCCCTTGCCTATTCCGGCTGAAAATAAAGTATGTCTGTTATTGCGCCTGTCCTTTTGTTTTTGGGCTTTAAAACCGCCTTAACCCGCATCCCAATCTTCAGCGCCTTGCCATCTAAGTTATCAAGGAGATGAATGATTACTGTTGAGGCGCCATCAAGCCTTACCATTCCCACTGTTATCGGCTTTTCCAAACCCTTGCCATCCAGTCCCTGATGTAACACTGTCCAGGACTCCAACACACCGCTTGACCCAACCTTCACCCACTCCTCAAGCCGTGCCAGGCACCGTTCACAAAAGATTCGTCCCGGAACATACACAATTCCGCAGCGCTCACACTTGGTCCCTGTAAACTCGCCCTTATCCTTAAGCGTTCTCAAGAACCTTTCGCCCGCAATACCCGCGGTATAAAGGCTTTCAACAGGCAGTTCCCCAAACCAGACCTTTATCTCCTTGGTTTTTTCCAATCTTTCCTTTAGTGCCATCATCAACTCCTTGATTTTATAGTGGCTTCCAGTACCGGATATCGGTAATTGCCCCTTCCCGCTCTGCTAAGGGCTTCCATACCGCCTTTACCCTCATCCCAACCCGAACCTTTTCCGGGGCAACATCGCCCAAAAGATGCATTATCCCCATTCCCGGTGATGCGCCATCAATCTCAATCACCGCTGGTATCTGGGGCTCCTTGATCCGCTTCACATCCCAGGTGACATAGCAGAGCGAAAATGTATTTACCGTGCCAGTATCCTTCAGTCTCACCCACTCATCAATATTGCGAAAGCACCACTCACAAACCATCCTTGGAGGCACCATTACCCTCCCACATTTCCCGCACCGCACACCCCATATCACGCCCTCTTTCAAACCTGACAGATACCTGCCGATTGCCACCCCGGCATCCCAGGCGTACTTGGCGTCAGCATTCCAGCGGGTGAAAAGGACCTTACCCTTTTTAATATCATCCTCTTGCAGACCCGTCCCTTCAAATTGCGGCAATTTTTTAAACTCTTTGTTTGCTTTCATCTTCTACTCCTATATTCCCAGGACTACCACTGTCCCTACCTGCATCAAATCCCCCCATGCCTGGGCAACCCCGCGTTTTGCCTTACGGGCAATCTGCCTCTTTCCCGCCTCACCGCGGAGTTGCCAGAAAAGTTCAGCAACCTTCATCAAACCGGCTGCTGCAATAGGATTGCCAACACCCAAGAGCCCACCTGAGGGGCAAACCGGCAGCTCCCCATCCCGGCGAGTAACACCATCAACTGTCAGTTGTGGCGCCTCACCACGACCGCAGAGCATCAACCCCTCAAGATGGTGCAACTCCTTATAATCAAACGGGTCATATGGCTCAGCCACATGAATCTGGTGTCTGGGGTCGGTAATCCCTGCCATTCTGTAAGCCATTCTCGCCGCCTCTTCAACATAGCGCGGATAACACAGATCCCGATTTGTCCAGTAAGCGGTATCCAATGCCCAACCCACACCCTCAATCCACACTGGCTTATCGGTAATCCTTCTGGCGATACTCTCCTCAGCCAAAATAACCGCGACCGCGCCATCAGAAACGGGACTGACATCCAGCCGCTGAACCGGCCAAGCGAGCACCTCTGATTTCAAGATGTCCTCAACCGTTACCGGTGCAGCAATCTGGGCACAGGGATGGTCAATGGCGTTGTTTTTATTCTTCACCGCCACCAGTGCGATATCCTCCTTGCGAAGCCCATAGGTGGTCATATAGCGGTTCATCTCCAAGGCAAATATCCACAGGAGATTGGGTTTTAAAGGGCGCTCAGTGGTATGGTCAAAGATGGTGAGAAAGGCACCCTGAGGATGGGGTTGAAACGAGGACATCTTCTCCTCACACACCACCAGACAGGTGTTGAAAACCCCAGAGGCGATGTGATACCAACCGTGGATTACCGAAAAAACGCCTGTGCCCCCACCCACATAACAGCGCATATAGGGTTTTCCAAAGGCACCGGCACCATCAGCAAGATACTCCCCTTTCATATGGACACCGTCAAAGGTATCCGGAGCGGTGCCTAACACCACGCCGTCAATCTGGTCAAGGGTCATGCCGCAATTCTCAAGCGCCTGTCTTGCGGCATAAAAGGCAAGCTCCTTCCCGGTCTCCTGTGCCCGGCGCACAAACTTCGTCATACCTACACTGACAACCGCTACTCTTCGTCCCATAATATCCCCTCCTTAAATGGACAAAACTCCCACCGCAGCGCTTGCTGTGGGAACACCTCGCCAACTTTGGATTAATGCGGTTCTGACATTGGGCAACTGATTTTTGCCCGCCTGCCCCCTTAACTGCAAAACCGCCCAGAACAAACGGGCAAGCCCATTCGCCTCATATAAATAACCCATACCCAAGGCACCACCAGAAGAGTTAACCGGCAACACCCCGTTTATTTCGCCCTTACCTGATTCAACCCAGGAACCGATTTCGTTAGTGGAAACAAGACGCAGTGTCAGAAGATGCTGCAACTCCTTATAGGAATAGGTATCGTCAACCTCAGCAAAATCTATCTCCTTTGCAGGGGTATTTATGCCGGCTAAATTATAAGCCATTTCCGCCGCCTTAGTTACATATTCCGGGATATCCCAATCGCGTGACTCCAGACCGGCAGAACCGTTGCACCAGCCCATACCGGTTATCCAAATCGGCTTATTTCTCATTGCCGCTGCCCGTTTCTCCGAAGCGAGGACAGCAACAATTGCGCCATCAACCGGTTGTGCGACATCAAGTTCGGTTAATGGTGTTGAAATCATCTTTGCCTTTTGGAAATCAACATCGGTTATCTTTGCCCCCCGCCCAGCAAACTGATTATTCAGGGCATTGCCACGGTTCTTTCTTACAACCCTGTGACAGTGTTCGGATGTCAGACCGTATCGGAACAAGAACCGATTCATCTCCAGCCCAGCGATAAAATGGGTGTTAAGCCCCAAGGGGCGGTTAAATACCGGGTCCTGGGCGCAGGCGGCGATGCCATCCGGTGTCAAGATATTGGATGCCTTCACATGGGCTTCCACTACCGCCACATCAAATTCACCCGTCATTATCTGCAACCAACAGGCGGCGACACCATGGAGCCCGTCACCGGGAATTGTGTGCATCTGTTTCAGTGCGGCACCAAGTTGGTCAGGAACATACTCATCGAAAATACTTGTGCCCTCAACATAATCTTCGGCACAGGTAACAAATGTATCCACATCCCGGCGCGGGTCGATTCCTGCATCTTCGTAAGCCCTTACCGCTGCCTCATACATCAATTCTTTGTATGAGACATCAGGAGAAATTGAGCGAAACTGGGTTGCTCCGATACCGACAACCGCTACCTTCGATTTCATATTTTCCTCCTATGCGCATTTTATAAATAAATCTTGCCCAAAGTTACCAAAGAGATTTCGAAAGTCAACAATTACCAAAGAGATTGATTTTATTTGACCGCAAGGAATTAAAAAATATCTTAATATTGTTATGCGAACAAATATATCCAAATTTCAATCATTATGGCTTCCCCGTGCAGGAAGCCTTAACACCTCAACCACTCTCCGTTTGGCGCTCGAGTGTACCCAGCAACTTAAAATCACACATATCGTCATCGCCTCAACCACAGGCTCAACCGCATTAAAACTCAGCCGCCTTGCCCAGAATGCCTTTAAAATCATCTGCGTAACTCATCAGAGCGGCTTTGCCCAGCCTGGTAAATCTGAACTCTCTCCTTCTATCGAAAGAAAACTTACCACCAGCGGTGTCGTAGTCTTACGCACCACCCATCTCTTTGGTGGGGTTGACCGCGCCATCAGGCGCCAGTTTGGCGGTCTTGGTCCACCAGAAATCATCGCCAACACCTATCGCACATTCGGTGAAGGGACAAAGGTGGCGGTGGAAATAGCGGTAATGGCGCTTGATGCCGGTCTTGTGCCCTATGGCAAGGACATTATCAGCATCGCCGGCTCAAGTAGAGGTGCTGACACCGCGCTGGTGATTCGTCCTGCCCATTCCCATCAATTCTTTGACACCCGTATCAGGCAGATTATCTGCAAACCCTGGTCTTTTTAGCTGGAGGTGAAAAATGACAGAATGCCCATTCTGCCAAATCGTTGCAGGCAGGGCACCCTGCCGCAAGGTTTACGAAGATGAACTCACCCTTGCCTTTTTAGACCTCTACCCCATCTCCCGCGGACACTGCCTCGTAATACCCAAAAGACACATCCAGTGGTTTACGGACATTGAGCCGCAGGACAACCTTGCGGGTCCATTTCTGCGCACCTGCTACACCGTTGCCCGGAAAATAAAACATGCCTTTGAGTGCGAATACATCACAATGCTCTTACGCGGCACGAGGGTTCCCCATGTGCATATGCTCCTCATTCCGACGATTAAAGGCGAGGAAAACCTCCTTGACAAAACCCTTAACCTTCACCACTTCTGTCAGGTACGGCTGAAGCCACAATTTTCTGAAAAGGAACTGGATGAGATTGCCGAGCGCATAAAAAACGCACGGGTATAATCCGGTTTTCCTTGACAGGTATTTTATGAAATTTATATTAAATCAATGAGTATCCGTTGCCGCTGTCCTGGTTGCAATCGGAATGAGACCTATGCCGGCTACTTCTGCGATAAATGCAATTACAACTGGGAGGAGGAGGCATTTCTTGAGCCTGATGGCACCGTAGCAAAGTCCCCTTGCCCCAGATGTCTAAAAATTACACCCGCAGAAACCCTCCGTTGCGGTAACCCTGCCTGTATGACGGTCTGGCCTCCCCCTGAGCCGGTATAAAACCTAAGGCTATTTCACCCAGGGCAGATAAGAAGAAACCTTCAACACCAGACCGAGCACCACAATCGACACCATTGACTGCAATTTCAAAAGTATATTCAGTGACGGTCCGGCAGCATCCTTAAGCGGGTCACCGACAGTATCGCCAACAACACCTGCCTTATGCGCAGCTGAACCCTTACCACCATAATTACCCTTCTCAATGTATTTCTTGGCATTGTCCCAGGCAGCACCAGCATTTGCCATAAAAATGGCGAGGCAGAAGCCGCTTGCCAGTCCGCCAATAAGAAACCCCGCAACCGCCTCCGGTCCTAAAAGCACACCCACAACCACCGGTGCGATTATCGCGGTAAGAGCCGGCGCCAGCATCTCCCTCTGTGCCGCCTTTGTGCAGATGGTAACCGCCCGTGCGTAATCCGGTTTCGCCTTACCCTCCATTAAACCGACAATCTCCTTGAACTGGCGCCGCACCTCATCAGCAATCTTTGATGCGGTCCTGCCCACCGCCTTGAATATTGAAGAGGAAACTGTCATCGGAATAACCGCTCCGGCAAAAATACCGGCAATCAACCTCGGGTTCAAGAGTGACAAATCCAGTGTCCTGGTCAAACCGAGGAAACGTTCGCTGACGATGCGCACCTCATCCCGATAGGCAGCAATCAAAGCCAAAGCGGTCAGGGCTGCGGAACCAATCGCGAAACCCTTCCCTGTCGCTGCGGTCGTATTCCCTAAGGCATCAAGCGCATCAGTTCTCTCGCGGACAATCGGTTCCTGCCCGGTCATCTGGGCAACACCACCGGCGTTATCAGCAACCGGGCCATAGGCGTCAGTTGCAAGTGTAATTCCCAAAGTTGAAAGCATTCCTACTGCGGCAATACCAATGCCGTAAAGCCCAAGTCCAGCAAAGCCGCCGCCGGAAAAATAATAACTGGTAATTATTGCCACCACCACCACCAGAACTATTGGCAAGGTGGACCTCATTCCCACTGAAAGCCCCTCTAAGATAACGG is drawn from candidate division WOR-3 bacterium and contains these coding sequences:
- the pgsW gene encoding poly-gamma-glutamate system protein — its product is MRRRQGKVNRWVITVLAVIALLFFFVESGSVHSVRSRLYEEKVNAARVSARAFEIMRNYRQTNIDLPIDSVNDPNGTGLIGLQFSKVTYGRSDLSDALTTTNPNFSAALIEMLYRAGIRSGDTVAVNWDGTYPALNIQILAVAKTLGVFPLIVSAQSSGMWGANYPGFTWLEIEKVLSDSGLWNFRSALATLGGEADDGRGISPEGRELLLNIAESLKVPIFIAESIAEGVAKRMELFSRCKALVAVGLPVTNSGDPLLRLPSRIFTDRHTRAGNGLIAQFLNSRRPVIHIAKPSRVALDYRLPVAPIPLPAIGKGRLYYERRYSVPLAITFSLIIIILLFLVVRYDIEYYFGVRSQEEGNAV
- the pgsC gene encoding poly-gamma-glutamate biosynthesis protein PgsC, with product MIIETIGLGMLISFFLTETIGLAAGGIVVPGYIALTLNEPVRVVATILVALITYLIIKGLSRFIIVFGRRMLLLGIIVGYLLGYVTKIAPSVSLNSVRWDLSVIGYVIPGLAAYWMARQGVVETLATMMIAAVLTRLLIICISGGAF
- the pgsB gene encoding poly-gamma-glutamate synthase PgsB, with product MFLILFVLLLFIGYGFAEYQLHLRNLRQIPIRIQVNGTRGKSSVTRLIAAGLRAGGFRVVAKVTGTKPRFIVGDNEEYPIRRLGKANIIEELRIVRLARRHNANALVVECMALVPEYQFIENRMLIKPTHSVITNVRADHLDVMGPTVMDVARALSNTIPQKGSFFTAERGEPLKVLKERIRPDVNMTVTDPQTVGDEEMKGFGYIEHKENVALALAVCESLGVERRTALEGMQRSLPDSGVMRIYQIRDRGKLLEVVNTLAANDPDSIGILWEMVKGRCENRIVLVNCRRDRADRSRQLAELVFNWDKDWIVVTGGLTRAFIQRALQLGEKRDRILDLGEEIEPAVVYEQVYKLSKERQLVFATGNTVGYGERLIGYFAGKGVKG
- a CDS encoding Zn-ribbon domain-containing OB-fold protein, which gives rise to MALKERLEKTKEIKVWFGELPVESLYTAGIAGERFLRTLKDKGEFTGTKCERCGIVYVPGRIFCERCLARLEEWVKVGSSGVLESWTVLHQGLDGKGLEKPITVGMVRLDGASTVIIHLLDNLDGKALKIGMRVKAVLKPKNKRTGAITDILYFQPE
- a CDS encoding Zn-ribbon domain-containing OB-fold protein, which encodes MKANKEFKKLPQFEGTGLQEDDIKKGKVLFTRWNADAKYAWDAGVAIGRYLSGLKEGVIWGVRCGKCGRVMVPPRMVCEWCFRNIDEWVRLKDTGTVNTFSLCYVTWDVKRIKEPQIPAVIEIDGASPGMGIMHLLGDVAPEKVRVGMRVKAVWKPLAEREGAITDIRYWKPL
- a CDS encoding thiolase domain-containing protein; protein product: MGRRVAVVSVGMTKFVRRAQETGKELAFYAARQALENCGMTLDQIDGVVLGTAPDTFDGVHMKGEYLADGAGAFGKPYMRCYVGGGTGVFSVIHGWYHIASGVFNTCLVVCEEKMSSFQPHPQGAFLTIFDHTTERPLKPNLLWIFALEMNRYMTTYGLRKEDIALVAVKNKNNAIDHPCAQIAAPVTVEDILKSEVLAWPVQRLDVSPVSDGAVAVILAEESIARRITDKPVWIEGVGWALDTAYWTNRDLCYPRYVEEAARMAYRMAGITDPRHQIHVAEPYDPFDYKELHHLEGLMLCGRGEAPQLTVDGVTRRDGELPVCPSGGLLGVGNPIAAAGLMKVAELFWQLRGEAGKRQIARKAKRGVAQAWGDLMQVGTVVVLGI
- a CDS encoding acetyl-CoA acetyltransferase, which codes for MKSKVAVVGIGATQFRSISPDVSYKELMYEAAVRAYEDAGIDPRRDVDTFVTCAEDYVEGTSIFDEYVPDQLGAALKQMHTIPGDGLHGVAACWLQIMTGEFDVAVVEAHVKASNILTPDGIAACAQDPVFNRPLGLNTHFIAGLEMNRFLFRYGLTSEHCHRVVRKNRGNALNNQFAGRGAKITDVDFQKAKMISTPLTELDVAQPVDGAIVAVLASEKRAAAMRNKPIWITGMGWCNGSAGLESRDWDIPEYVTKAAEMAYNLAGINTPAKEIDFAEVDDTYSYKELQHLLTLRLVSTNEIGSWVESGKGEINGVLPVNSSGGALGMGYLYEANGLARLFWAVLQLRGQAGKNQLPNVRTALIQSWRGVPTASAAVGVLSI
- a CDS encoding pyruvate kinase alpha/beta domain-containing protein yields the protein MRTNISKFQSLWLPRAGSLNTSTTLRLALECTQQLKITHIVIASTTGSTALKLSRLAQNAFKIICVTHQSGFAQPGKSELSPSIERKLTTSGVVVLRTTHLFGGVDRAIRRQFGGLGPPEIIANTYRTFGEGTKVAVEIAVMALDAGLVPYGKDIISIAGSSRGADTALVIRPAHSHQFFDTRIRQIICKPWSF
- a CDS encoding HIT family protein, with product MTECPFCQIVAGRAPCRKVYEDELTLAFLDLYPISRGHCLVIPKRHIQWFTDIEPQDNLAGPFLRTCYTVARKIKHAFECEYITMLLRGTRVPHVHMLLIPTIKGEENLLDKTLNLHHFCQVRLKPQFSEKELDEIAERIKNARV